One region of Trichosurus vulpecula isolate mTriVul1 chromosome 1, mTriVul1.pri, whole genome shotgun sequence genomic DNA includes:
- the POLR2K gene encoding DNA-directed RNA polymerases I, II, and III subunit RPABC4: MDTQKDVQPPKQQPMIYICGECHTENEIKSRDPIRCRECGYRIMYKKRTKRLVVFDAR, encoded by the exons ATGGATACCCAGAAGGATGTGCAGCCGCCAAAACAGCAGCCAATGATATATATCTGTGGAG AATGtcatacagaaaatgaaataaaatccagGGATCCAATCAGGTGCAGAGAATGTGGATATAGAATAATGtacaagaaaagaacaaaaagat TGGTGGTTTTTGATGCCCGGTGA